From the Carassius carassius chromosome 45, fCarCar2.1, whole genome shotgun sequence genome, one window contains:
- the smfn gene encoding small fragment nuclease: MQAYTWMAARVSAFRVLTLVCVSSQRVKAPLPVFTAHNFSFFSPCTSVLAKVLMSRRANSRRMSQSLAQRMVWVDLEMTGLDIEKDQIIEMACIITDSDLNIVAEGPNLIINQPDELLDGMSDWCKEHHGKSGLTQAVRDSHISLQQAEYEFLSFIRQHTPPGQCPLAGNSVHADKKFLDKYMPQFMRHLHYRIIDVSSIKELCRRWYPEEYSVAPKKKSSHRALEDIQESIKELKFYRVNVFKVKGKRKIVQNGDKTSAN, translated from the exons ATGCAGGCATACACGTGGATGGCAGCGAGAGTTTCTGCATTCAGAGTCCTGACTCTAGTCTGTGTGTCATCGCAGCGGGTTAAAGCACCCCTACCGGTGTTTACAGCCCACAACTTCTCTTTCTTCAGTCCATGTACCTCTGTGCTCGCCAAGGTTTTAATGTCAAGACGAGCTAACAGCAGGAGGATGTCACAGTCCTTGGCGCAGCGGATGGTCTGGGTAGATCTGGAG ATGACAGGGCTGGATATAGAGAAGGACCAGATTATTGAGATGGCTTGCATCATCACAGATTCGGATCTGAACATCGTTGCAGAG gggCCAAATCTGATAATCAACCAACCAGACGAGCTGCTCGATGGCATGTCAGACTGGTGCAAAGAGCATCATGGGAAG TCAGGGTTGACTCAGGCTGTCAGGGACAGTCACATCAGTCTCCAGCAGGCGGAGTATGAATTCCTGTCTTTCATCCGACAGCACACACCACCCGGACAGTGTCCTCTCGCAG GGAACTCTGTTCACGCTGATAAGAAGTTTCTGGATAAGTACATGCCACAGTTCATGCGACATCTGCACTATCGTATCATAGACGTGAGCTCAATTAAAGAGCTGTGCAG ACGATGGTATCCAGAGGAGTACAGTGTCGCACCGAAGAAAAAGTCTTCGCACAG AGCGCTGGAAGACATCCAGGAGAGCATCAAAGAACTGAAGTTTTACAGAGTCAATGTTTTTAAAGTGAAGGGGAAGAGAAAAATAGTCCAAAATGGTGATAAGACATCTGCGAACTAA